The Haloterrigena turkmenica DSM 5511 genome includes the window GGGCCTTCGGCGTCTCGCCCCACTTCTCGCTCGGGACCGGAATGACCGCGGCCTTTCCGACGTCGGGGTGGTCGTAGAGGACGTCCTCGACCTCGATGCTCGAGATGTTCTCGCCGCCGGAGATGATGATGTCCTTCTTGCGGTCCTGGATCGCGACCATCCCGTCCTCATCGATCGTCGCGAGGTCGCCGGTGTGGAAGTAGCCCTCGAGGCGCGCGGTGAACGCCTCCTCGGTGGCGTCGGGCTTCTCGAGGTAGCGGTCCATCACCTGGTTGCCGCGGACGACGATCTCGCCGATGGTCTCGCCGTCCCGCGGGACGTCCGCGCCGTCCTCGTCGACGACCCGGACGTCGGTACAGAGCGTCTGACTTCCCTGTTTGACCTTGAGTTCGCGGCCGCGCTCGGCGAGCCGGCGCGGCGAGTTGCTCGTCGTGATGATCGGCGCGGTCTCGGTGAGCCCGTAGATGTGGATGATCCGCCAGCCGAACTCGTCCTCGACGGTCTCGATGGTGGCCGTGGCGGGGGCCGAGCCGGCGGTCGCGATTCGGACGTCGCGGTCGCCGGTGGTCTCGAGGTCGGGGTGTTCCTCGTGGTACTGAATCAGGTTGTTCAGCACCGTCGGTGCGCCGCACATGAACGAGACGTCGTACTCGCGCACGCGCTCGAAGACGCCCGCGGCGTCGAAGGTCCGCTGGCAGACGTGGGTCCCGCCCGTGCCCGTGATCGCGTAGGTGTGCCCCCAGCCGTTGCAGTGAAACATCGGCAGCGTCCAGAGGTAGGTGTCGTCGTCCCGGATCTCCATGTGCTGGTTGAGCACCAGCGCGTGCCAGTGCTCGGTACGGTGGGTGCGGACGACGCCCTTCGGATCGCCCGTCGTCCCCGAGGTGTAGTTGATGCTGGCGTCGTCGTCCTCGCTGATCTCGGGACGGTCGGGTTCCTCGGTGGGCTGGCCCTCGAGGAACTCCTCGTAGTCGGCCCACTCTCCCTCGATCTCGTCGGCCCGATACCCGACGAACGTGTCCGCCGGAATCGTGTCGCGGATCGCCTCGATCTTCTCGGCGTAGTCGTAGTCCGCGACGATCGTGTTCGCCGCGCAGTCCTCGAGGATGTACTCGTACTCGCCCGAGACCAGCCGGTAGTTCAGTGGGACGAACACCGCGCCCAGCTTGTTGGTCGCGTACAGCGTCTCGATGAAGTAGTGCGTGTTCGGCGCGAGCAAGGCGACGCGGTCCCCCTGTTCGACGCCACTGTCCTCGAGGGCGTGTGCGAGCCGGTTTACGCGGTCGTTGACCTCTTCGTAGGTGTACTCGGTCCCGTCGTGGGCGACGACGCCGGTGACGTCACCGTAGCTGTCAACCGCCCGCTCGAGGAAGTCCGTGGTGAGCATCTCCCGTTTCATTCTGTGGTACCCGTTACCACTGACCACGTAATGGGTCAAATGTTTACTCCCGCCTTCCAGCGAGTACCAGGGTGGTGTGCTAATACGTGGGATGGCTCGAGCGTTTCGAGGGGTTTATCTATTCCCGCGGAAAATGGAGGAATGCGTACGAGGGCTCGTAGATCAGAGGTAGATCACTCCCTTGGCATGGGAGAGGCCCCGGGTTCAAATCCCGGCGAGTCCATACAATTCTGGCGTTTCAGGCGTTTTACTTCCCGAATTCTGGGTTTAAGCAATCAGCGACAACTGCTGATTGCTGTCTCCAGATTCCTAGAGGTCTTCGATGAAGTCACGTCGCTGCTCCATCTTTGCTCGGTCCGTGCGTCGGTCGTAGTGGTGTTCGAGACCCTCCGGTGAAACGTCACACCGGTCGCTAACGATTCGCTCCGGGACACCTTCTCGGAGCTGATGGGTGATCGCACCGCGTCGGATCGTGTGTGGCGAGAGGCTACTGGGACACTCCGAGTAGTGACCGTACTTGCGTGCCTCACAGTCCATCGGATCACGATCGTGGGGACAGTCCCCAATCATACAGGGCTGGGTGAGCCGGTACACCTCCGAGCGAATCTGACTCGAACTCAACCGACCTTGATCGCTCGTCACCAGCGGTTGGCGGCCGTGGTCATCAGTGATGTCGTGCCGATGGAATCGGATGTACTCATCGAGTACACCGCAGTAGTAGTCGTCGAGTGCGATCGCCCGTTCAGCCGGTTCCTGATTCTTGAGTGGCGTTCCCGTTCCGGGTCGATGGCGGAGCCAGAAACACTGTCCGTCGGGTTCGTAGTCCTCGAGATCGATCGCACGGAGGCTCCCGAGGCGAATCCCCGTATGCCAGAGGATCGCGACGAGAACGTGTTCGCGGCTCGCACGCTTGTACCGCTCGAGATAGCCGAGTATCTTCTCCGCCTGCTCGGGCTCAAGCAGTTCGTCACGTGCGTCTTCATCGCGATCGACCTCGGGAAGTTTCACCCGTTCACGCATTCCCGATTCAACGGCATCGATCGAGGCACAGAACTCGAGGAAGACGCGAATCGTCGCCAGTTGCCCGCGGAGCGTGACGAGGTTGATGTCCTGCTGGCGCCAGACGCGGTAACGGTGTAAGTCTCGTCCGGAGAGGTCGTTGAGGTTCTCGAGGCCGACTTTTTCGCACCACTCGACGAAGGAATTGAGTCGGTAGTTGTGATTCTGGAGGGTCTTTTCGCTTAGCTCTGGCTCCCGGTGAGCGACGTAGCATTCGACCGCCTCTCGAGGTGTAATTGGCTCGAGATCGTCGCTCATACGTTCTCGAGACCCCCGTATTGACCGTCGTCACTGTCTGCTTGAGCACCGCAGGCGTAGCGGTCGTCAGACCTTTTGGCTGGCGATACCTCCTGCCGTGCGTGGGGTGTCGTCCCCACGGAAGTTCCGCGATTCATTCCGGATCACCGGAGCTACCTTTCGGGCGGCGTTGCAGCGCCGCCCAGCCTCGCATTCCGATGAGAGTCATCTTCAGCCGAGTCGGTAGCTCCTTAGTTCTGAATATAGTCCAATATTGCATAAATGCAACGAGTATGTATTATAGAATAGACCTCTATTGAACGGGGAAAGCATGAGTAATAGGTAAGCCCATGCTGAACCGACGATACGATGAGAAAATCGGGAACATGGATGACGATCTGGGACGATCGAATTCTCGAGACGCTACGGAAAGAAGGGGGGAAACCAGTCGGAGAGTTAGCGGAAGAAGACGGTATTAGAATCTCTCACTCCTCTGTTTCTCGCCGGTGTAAAAAACTCGCAGAGCATGGACTCTTGACTCCCCTCGGAAATGGAGTCTACACGATCACAGACAGCGGGAAGGCGTATCTCGACGAAGAGTACGATGCTGAAAACGACGTCTACCTGAACGGAAACGGATCGAGAGACGGCCAAACTGCAAGTCAAACCTCTGAATCGTGACGGAACGGAAGCACGCTCGATGAACGAATCCTCGAGCATTTAGCGGAGGATTCGTGGTCGACACCTCGTTGTATGTCTCGAGTCGTCGATCTCACTGCATCTCGCGGACGGATGGAGGAACGGTGTCTGTTGCTTTGTCAGGTTAGACTGATTACCCCGATCGTCGAGGATAGCAATATGTACGAGATCACCTGTGAGGGCCAGGAATATCTCGATAGGAAACTCGACGTTGAGAATCGACCGACTCCCTCGCCTCAAGCGCTTCAGGGATAGCATTGCCAATAGGTTAATTTGATAGAAAAGTAGACAATGAGTCGATGGAGCAGGACGACCTATCTGATATTCAAACCGAAGCACGGAGTCAAAATTTAGTTCGTGCTATTGAGCGGTTCATTCGGGTACTGAACAAACAGGCGGGGGAGAAGCACGCTGCGAAGGTTATTCTCGAGGGAGCGGTTCTCCAAGGTAGCAAACTCGAGCAGAAGCCGGAGCGATTTATCGAGGAGGAATTGATCGAGCCAGTGATGCAGGTTCTCGGGTATGAACCTCGATTTCAGCCAACTGGCTTCAATGGACTTGGTGGCCGTTATCCGGACTTCACCGCACTAAACCTCGATATCACGAACTTCGGTGAGGTAAAAAAACCAGGCCGAATTCAGAACGCTCGAAAAGAGTCGTTCGAATACCTGCAGATGGCTACTAACCGGCCGATCGTCGGTATTGCTACCGACGGCTTTGTCTGGATACTCCATACTGCAACTGATCCCGAGGAAGAGCCAGCGTACACGCATCACGTTACCCTTCATGATCTCTTCGAAAAGATCCGACTCGAGCAGACGCAGCCAAATGCCAAGCGCCGATCTCGCACTCACCTTCGTGATCTCTCTCAAAAGTTTGTGAGTCAGTTCAATGCTAGCCACGTAGAAGAGCTTGTTATCGATAACTAAGTTTGAAACGGCGTATCAACGCAGTTGATTATACGACCCTCATAGCCAATCGACCTTACCACGCTCTATCGTCGGCCGCCTCAAGAATCTTAATGAAGAGCCTTAGTCATCGGTTTCCTTGATGGAGTCCCATCCAGATATCGATGCCTCAAAACGATTGTTGCTCCGTTAATTACTTGATCTGTATCGATCGCTACTCTATGATCGCTCGTCCGACTCTACTCTGATTCTCGAACACTCTATACTCGAATGAGTTT containing:
- a CDS encoding winged helix-turn-helix domain-containing protein → MRKSGTWMTIWDDRILETLRKEGGKPVGELAEEDGIRISHSSVSRRCKKLAEHGLLTPLGNGVYTITDSGKAYLDEEYDAENDVYLNGNGSRDGQTASQTSES
- a CDS encoding tyrosine-type recombinase/integrase; amino-acid sequence: MSDDLEPITPREAVECYVAHREPELSEKTLQNHNYRLNSFVEWCEKVGLENLNDLSGRDLHRYRVWRQQDINLVTLRGQLATIRVFLEFCASIDAVESGMRERVKLPEVDRDEDARDELLEPEQAEKILGYLERYKRASREHVLVAILWHTGIRLGSLRAIDLEDYEPDGQCFWLRHRPGTGTPLKNQEPAERAIALDDYYCGVLDEYIRFHRHDITDDHGRQPLVTSDQGRLSSSQIRSEVYRLTQPCMIGDCPHDRDPMDCEARKYGHYSECPSSLSPHTIRRGAITHQLREGVPERIVSDRCDVSPEGLEHHYDRRTDRAKMEQRRDFIEDL
- a CDS encoding long-chain-fatty-acid--CoA ligase; translated protein: MKREMLTTDFLERAVDSYGDVTGVVAHDGTEYTYEEVNDRVNRLAHALEDSGVEQGDRVALLAPNTHYFIETLYATNKLGAVFVPLNYRLVSGEYEYILEDCAANTIVADYDYAEKIEAIRDTIPADTFVGYRADEIEGEWADYEEFLEGQPTEEPDRPEISEDDDASINYTSGTTGDPKGVVRTHRTEHWHALVLNQHMEIRDDDTYLWTLPMFHCNGWGHTYAITGTGGTHVCQRTFDAAGVFERVREYDVSFMCGAPTVLNNLIQYHEEHPDLETTGDRDVRIATAGSAPATATIETVEDEFGWRIIHIYGLTETAPIITTSNSPRRLAERGRELKVKQGSQTLCTDVRVVDEDGADVPRDGETIGEIVVRGNQVMDRYLEKPDATEEAFTARLEGYFHTGDLATIDEDGMVAIQDRKKDIIISGGENISSIEVEDVLYDHPDVGKAAVIPVPSEKWGETPKALVVPRSGAEPTEDEILEFVGEHLAGYKKPSSVDFVEDLPETATGKVQKYELREEYWDEEETRVGQQ